In Bosea vestrisii, the following are encoded in one genomic region:
- the parC gene encoding DNA topoisomerase IV subunit A, with product MGKPVEPPPEEEAERVDLKSALEERYLAYALSTIMHRALPDARDGLKPVHRRILYAMRLLRLNPDVVHRKCAKIVGDVIGGFHPHGDQSVYDALVRLAQDFAQRYPLIDGQGNFGNIDGDNAAAYRYTEARMTEVARLLLDGIEEDAVDFRPTYNAEDEEPMVLPAAFPNLLANGSQGIAVGMATSIPPHNAAELCDAALYLIQHPDTTSEQLMTFVPGPDFPTGGIIVETRSSMVETYRTGRGGFRTRARWHVEDQGRGTWFVVVTEIPYGVQKGRLIEKIAELLNDRKLPLVADLRDESAEDIRVVIEPRARNVDANLMMESLFRLSELESRIPMNMNVLTGGVVPRVLSLAEALRAWLDHRRDVLVRRSRFRLGQIEKRLEILAGLLIVYLDLDRVIKIIREEDEPKLELMKAFALNEVQANAILDTRLRALRKLEEMQLKTEFDELTQEKGQIEGLIASDAQQWKTISWDIREVKKLFGPETAIGKRRTTFADMPDTADIDLTQAMVEREPVTVVISKKGWIRALKGHVQDLSTLSFKGDDGLRTAFFSETTSKILVMATNGKVFTLEASKLPGGRGFGDPIRLMIELEESAEIVAAFPYRAGLKLLVASTEGRGFVVPTDDIVANTRKGKQVLNVDLPAEAVLVVPAEGDHVAIIGQNRKLLCFPLSEVAEMGRGKGVRLQRYKDGGLSDAKVFKLEDGLTWLDSSNRTWTVAQAELLEWLGHRAEAGRLPPKGFPKNNRFGGSEERHARA from the coding sequence ATGGGCAAACCCGTCGAGCCGCCTCCGGAGGAGGAAGCCGAGCGCGTCGATCTGAAGAGCGCGCTTGAGGAGCGCTACCTCGCCTATGCGCTCTCGACGATCATGCACCGCGCTCTGCCGGATGCGCGCGACGGCCTGAAGCCGGTCCATCGCCGTATCCTCTATGCGATGCGCCTGCTGCGGTTGAACCCCGACGTCGTCCACCGGAAATGCGCGAAGATCGTCGGCGACGTCATCGGCGGCTTTCACCCGCATGGCGATCAGTCGGTCTACGACGCCCTGGTTCGCCTCGCCCAGGATTTCGCCCAGCGCTATCCGCTCATCGACGGACAGGGCAATTTCGGCAACATCGACGGCGATAACGCCGCCGCCTACCGCTACACCGAAGCGCGCATGACCGAGGTCGCGCGTCTCCTGCTCGACGGCATCGAGGAGGACGCGGTCGATTTCCGTCCGACCTACAATGCCGAGGACGAGGAGCCGATGGTGCTCCCGGCCGCCTTCCCGAACCTGCTCGCCAACGGTTCGCAGGGCATCGCCGTCGGCATGGCGACCTCGATCCCGCCGCACAACGCCGCCGAGCTCTGCGACGCGGCGCTCTATCTGATCCAGCATCCGGACACGACCTCAGAGCAGTTGATGACCTTCGTGCCGGGGCCGGATTTCCCGACCGGCGGCATCATCGTCGAGACGCGCTCGTCGATGGTCGAGACCTACCGCACCGGCCGTGGTGGCTTCCGCACACGGGCGCGCTGGCATGTCGAGGACCAGGGTAGAGGCACCTGGTTCGTCGTCGTCACCGAGATCCCCTACGGGGTCCAGAAGGGCCGGCTGATCGAGAAGATCGCCGAATTGCTCAACGACCGGAAACTGCCGCTGGTCGCCGACCTGCGCGACGAGTCGGCCGAGGATATCCGCGTCGTCATCGAGCCGCGCGCCCGCAATGTCGACGCCAACCTGATGATGGAATCGCTGTTCAGGCTCTCCGAGCTGGAATCGCGCATTCCGATGAACATGAACGTGCTGACCGGCGGCGTCGTGCCGCGCGTGCTCAGCTTGGCTGAAGCGCTGCGCGCCTGGCTCGACCATCGCCGCGACGTGCTGGTCCGGCGCTCGCGCTTCCGTCTCGGTCAGATCGAGAAGCGCCTCGAAATCCTCGCCGGCCTGTTGATCGTCTATCTCGACCTCGACCGGGTGATCAAAATCATCCGCGAGGAGGACGAGCCGAAGCTCGAGCTGATGAAGGCCTTCGCGCTCAACGAGGTCCAGGCCAACGCCATCCTCGACACCCGCCTGCGCGCCTTGCGCAAGCTCGAGGAGATGCAGCTCAAGACCGAATTCGACGAGCTGACCCAGGAGAAGGGCCAGATCGAGGGCCTGATCGCCTCCGATGCGCAGCAGTGGAAGACGATCTCCTGGGACATCCGCGAGGTGAAGAAACTGTTCGGCCCGGAGACGGCGATCGGCAAGCGCCGCACCACCTTCGCCGACATGCCCGACACCGCCGATATCGACCTGACCCAGGCCATGGTCGAGCGCGAGCCGGTGACGGTGGTGATCTCGAAGAAGGGCTGGATCCGGGCGTTGAAGGGCCACGTCCAGGACCTCTCGACACTGTCTTTCAAGGGGGACGACGGCCTCCGCACCGCCTTCTTCAGCGAGACGACGTCCAAGATCTTGGTGATGGCGACCAACGGCAAGGTCTTCACGCTGGAGGCCTCGAAGCTGCCGGGCGGGCGCGGCTTCGGCGATCCGATCCGGCTGATGATCGAGCTGGAGGAGAGCGCCGAGATCGTCGCCGCCTTCCCCTACAGGGCAGGCCTGAAGCTTCTGGTCGCCAGCACGGAGGGGCGTGGCTTCGTCGTGCCGACCGACGACATCGTCGCCAATACCCGCAAGGGCAAGCAGGTGCTCAATGTCGACCTGCCGGCCGAGGCCGTGCTCGTCGTGCCGGCCGAGGGCGACCATGTCGCGATCATCGGCCAGAACCGCAAGCTGCTCTGCTTCCCGCTGTCCGAGGTTGCTGAGATGGGCCGCGGCAAGGGTGTCAGGCTGCAGCGCTACAAGGATGGCGGCCTGTCGGACGCCAAGGTCTTCAAGCTCGAGGACGGGCTGACCTGGCTCGATTCCTCGAACCGGACCTGGACGGTGGCGCAGGCCGAATTGCTCGAATGGCTCGGCCACCGCGCCGAGGCCGGCCGCCTGCCGCCCAAGGGCTTCCCGAAGAACAACAGGTTCGGGGGTAGTGAAGAGCGTCATGCTCGGGCTTGA
- a CDS encoding DUF2336 domain-containing protein gives MLQSLSRMPADMSSDSRRKLLNAVTDLFLLDADPSEESQEHYGDIALRSLPHLDAAGRREYADSVAETSTLPRPVAVSLANDSDSEVARLVLKLSPVLTDTDLAAIAISQTQEHLAAIAERARLSEGVTDILVERGDSTVLRSVSGNEGAQFSEHGFDRLLQRGGDDAAVGEALARRSDLTPQRAERVLRIVEQMSDPSAETRSHQAAAMARQARQQRREVRLLIADLQAGDRSLDEVVTMLAEEDRAFHLAQVIATRADVSNEQALRVLLQRDVSGIAVLARTLELGKDTFHEVLQLRGRRLYFKAKDIEDDLKAYEQLDMATAERTMRFLRLKTKLS, from the coding sequence ATGCTCCAGTCCTTGTCCCGCATGCCGGCGGATATGTCCTCCGATTCCCGGCGCAAGCTTCTCAACGCCGTCACCGACCTCTTTCTGCTCGATGCTGATCCGAGTGAGGAATCGCAGGAGCACTACGGCGACATCGCGCTGCGCTCCTTGCCGCATCTCGACGCAGCAGGTCGCCGCGAATATGCGGATTCCGTCGCTGAGACCTCGACGCTGCCGCGCCCGGTCGCAGTGTCCCTGGCCAACGATAGCGACAGCGAAGTCGCCCGGCTGGTGCTCAAGCTTTCGCCGGTCCTGACCGATACCGACCTCGCAGCCATCGCCATCAGCCAGACGCAGGAGCATCTGGCGGCCATCGCCGAGCGCGCCCGCCTGTCGGAGGGCGTCACCGATATCCTGGTCGAGCGTGGCGATTCGACGGTGCTACGCAGCGTCTCCGGCAATGAGGGCGCCCAGTTCTCCGAGCACGGCTTCGACCGGCTGCTGCAGCGCGGCGGCGACGATGCCGCGGTGGGCGAGGCACTGGCGCGCCGCTCCGACCTGACGCCGCAGCGCGCCGAGCGCGTGCTGCGCATCGTCGAGCAGATGTCGGACCCCAGCGCCGAGACGCGCTCGCACCAGGCTGCGGCAATGGCCCGGCAAGCGCGGCAGCAGCGCCGCGAGGTTCGGTTGCTGATCGCCGATCTTCAGGCCGGAGATCGCAGCCTCGACGAGGTCGTCACGATGCTGGCGGAGGAGGATCGCGCCTTTCACCTGGCGCAGGTGATCGCGACCCGTGCCGACGTCAGCAACGAGCAGGCCCTGCGTGTGCTGCTGCAGCGCGACGTCAGCGGCATTGCCGTGCTCGCGCGCACCCTGGAACTCGGCAAGGACACCTTCCATGAGGTGCTGCAGCTGCGGGGGCGGCGCCTCTACTTCAAGGCCAAGGACATCGAGGACGACCTTAAAGCCTATGAGCAGCTCGACATGGCGACCGCCGAGCGGACGATGCGCTTCCTGCGCCTCAAGACCAAGCTGAGCTGA
- a CDS encoding UxaA family hydrolase, giving the protein MSQHDPRLILLDPRDNVFVARTRLPAGEPIETGSGPAVIDREIALAHKIARRAIAPGEKILKYGAPIGVATESIAAGHHVHVQNMKSDYTPTYHLEDERKAGAAQ; this is encoded by the coding sequence ATGTCCCAGCACGATCCCCGCCTGATCCTGCTCGACCCGCGCGACAATGTCTTCGTCGCCCGCACCCGCCTGCCGGCGGGTGAGCCCATCGAGACCGGCAGCGGTCCGGCGGTGATCGACCGCGAGATCGCGCTTGCCCACAAGATCGCTCGGCGCGCCATCGCGCCCGGCGAGAAGATCCTGAAATACGGCGCTCCGATCGGCGTGGCGACGGAGAGCATCGCCGCCGGTCATCATGTCCATGTCCAGAACATGAAGAGCGACTACACGCCGACCTATCATCTCGAGGACGAGCGCAAGGCGGGAGCGGCGCAATGA
- a CDS encoding arginyltransferase, whose translation MTRPLRDAPQFYLTSPTPCPYLPGREERKVFTHLVGARARDLNDVLSHGGFRRSQSIAYRPACETCRACISVRIVVADFRPSRSFRKIASHNSDLIGEALPPQPRSEHYSLFRAYLDERHPDGGMATMSALDFAMMVEDTHVETSLIEYRRRGPDSGFTGRGQGELYAFALTDRLSDGLSMVYSVYDPDLEVRSLGTFMVLEHVERARKLGLPYVYLGYWVEGSPKMAYKARFLPQERLMPQGWERFG comes from the coding sequence GTGACACGTCCTTTGCGGGATGCCCCGCAATTCTACCTGACCTCGCCGACGCCCTGCCCCTATCTGCCGGGTCGCGAGGAACGCAAGGTGTTCACGCACCTCGTCGGCGCGCGGGCGCGCGACCTCAACGATGTGCTCTCGCATGGCGGCTTTCGGCGCTCGCAGAGCATCGCCTACCGGCCGGCCTGCGAAACCTGCCGGGCCTGCATCTCTGTGAGGATCGTCGTCGCCGATTTCCGGCCTTCGCGCAGCTTCCGCAAGATCGCCTCGCACAACAGCGACCTGATAGGCGAGGCACTGCCGCCACAGCCGCGCTCGGAGCACTACTCGCTATTCCGCGCCTATCTCGACGAGCGCCACCCCGATGGCGGCATGGCGACGATGTCGGCGCTCGACTTCGCCATGATGGTCGAGGACACCCATGTCGAGACCAGCCTGATCGAATATCGCAGGCGTGGCCCCGATAGCGGCTTCACCGGCCGCGGTCAGGGCGAGCTCTACGCCTTCGCCCTGACCGACCGGCTGAGCGACGGGCTCTCCATGGTCTACTCGGTCTACGATCCCGATCTCGAAGTCCGCTCGCTCGGGACCTTCATGGTGCTTGAGCACGTGGAACGCGCCCGCAAGCTCGGCCTGCCTTACGTCTATCTCGGCTACTGGGTCGAGGGCTCGCCGAAGATGGCCTACAAGGCCCGCTTCCTGCCGCAGGAGCGCCTGATGCCACAGGGCTGGGAGCGCTTCGGCTAA
- a CDS encoding RraA family protein: MTDTLTERLERCYTGIIHDTMRAMGLKDFTLPPALRPLLPGVKLAGPAFTVEGKTGEFDAHETLLGWTGLLSAAKPGHVWVCQPNTEEVALMGELSAETLKNKGVRGCVIDGLSRDTEFMVEMGFQAYFKAYTPRDIVGFWLPKAVDEPIKIGDVWIRPGDYILADRDGVVRIPVEIIEEVLEKSETAISAENKVRTAILAGTDPQQAYLQFGKF, from the coding sequence ATGACCGATACGCTGACCGAGCGCCTCGAACGCTGCTACACCGGCATCATCCACGACACGATGCGCGCCATGGGTCTGAAAGACTTCACCCTGCCGCCGGCGCTTCGCCCGCTACTGCCCGGCGTGAAGCTCGCCGGCCCGGCCTTCACCGTCGAGGGCAAGACCGGCGAATTCGACGCGCACGAGACCCTGCTCGGCTGGACCGGCCTGCTCTCCGCCGCCAAGCCCGGCCATGTCTGGGTCTGCCAGCCCAACACCGAGGAGGTCGCGCTGATGGGCGAGCTCTCGGCCGAGACCCTCAAGAACAAGGGCGTGCGCGGCTGCGTCATCGACGGCCTGTCGCGCGATACCGAATTCATGGTCGAGATGGGTTTCCAAGCCTATTTCAAGGCCTATACGCCGCGCGACATCGTCGGCTTCTGGCTGCCCAAGGCAGTCGACGAGCCGATCAAGATCGGCGACGTCTGGATCCGCCCCGGCGACTATATCCTCGCCGACCGCGACGGCGTCGTGCGCATCCCGGTCGAGATCATCGAGGAAGTGCTGGAGAAATCCGAGACCGCGATCTCGGCCGAGAACAAGGTGCGCACCGCGATCCTCGCCGGCACCGACCCGCAGCAGGCCTATCTGCAATTCGGCAAGTTCTGA
- a CDS encoding class I SAM-dependent methyltransferase: protein MQTETVALTREKETLLITLWAKAGESLLPDSLLEDRFAAQAAARIDYDFARLKVDRDLMVGLAMRAHTLDGWTRDFLGRHDDAIVLHLGCGLDSRVYRIDPPAGIDWYEVDYPEVIALRQKLYPARDGYHLIGSSVTEPGWIAGLPQDRPAMIVAEGLLPYLPEEEVPLLLERLVRHCPAGEIVFDAYSSFGLRLIALQPSIKATGAMLHWALDDPVELERQVPGLTLETELTAYDPDGYDPAQIARMSWPARLAIQFFSLIPPLARIGLLLRYRF, encoded by the coding sequence ATGCAGACCGAAACGGTCGCGTTGACCCGGGAGAAGGAAACCCTGCTGATCACGCTCTGGGCCAAGGCTGGCGAGAGCCTGCTGCCGGATTCCCTGCTCGAGGATCGCTTCGCCGCGCAGGCGGCAGCGCGGATCGACTATGATTTCGCCAGGCTCAAGGTCGACCGCGACCTGATGGTCGGCCTCGCCATGCGCGCCCACACCCTCGACGGCTGGACGCGCGATTTTCTCGGGAGGCATGACGACGCGATCGTGCTGCATCTCGGCTGCGGGCTCGACAGCCGCGTCTACCGGATCGATCCGCCCGCCGGCATCGATTGGTATGAAGTCGACTATCCAGAAGTCATCGCGCTCAGGCAAAAGCTCTACCCAGCGCGCGATGGCTATCATCTGATCGGCAGTTCGGTGACGGAGCCGGGCTGGATCGCCGGCCTGCCACAGGACCGCCCGGCGATGATCGTCGCCGAAGGCCTCCTGCCGTATCTGCCGGAGGAGGAGGTGCCGCTGCTGCTGGAACGGCTGGTGCGCCACTGCCCGGCAGGCGAGATCGTCTTCGATGCCTACAGTTCATTCGGCCTGCGTCTGATCGCGCTGCAGCCCTCAATCAAGGCGACGGGCGCGATGCTGCATTGGGCGCTCGATGATCCCGTCGAACTGGAGCGGCAGGTGCCGGGCCTGACCCTCGAGACCGAGCTGACGGCCTATGATCCCGATGGCTATGACCCGGCGCAGATCGCCCGCATGTCCTGGCCGGCGCGGCTAGCGATCCAGTTCTTCTCGCTGATCCCGCCGCTGGCGCGAATCGGGTTGCTACTGCGCTATCGCTTTTAG
- a CDS encoding UxaA family hydrolase: MSELQGYLRSDGRKGIRNVVAVAYLVECAHHVAREIALPWREHEVHAIGFPGCYPNPYAERMMEQLCTHPNVGAVLLVSLGCESFNKYALERVVRASGRPVKTIVIQGTGGTRASIKEGRAWVEEQRIALDSAETVAMQVSELVIGTVCGGSDGTSGITGNPAAGRAFDQLIAEGASCIFEETGELIGCEHIMAARAITPELGLELEKSVAKAARYYATLGYGSFAAGNAAGGLSTIEEKSMGAYAKSGASPISGLLKPGDVPPRGGLYLLDVVPDGEVRFGFPNINDNAEIAELIACGAHCVLFVTGRGSVVGSAISPVVKICANPETYRRMSDDMDVDAGRILEGKAGLDEVGTEIRNLVVSLAQGGRTKSEELGHQEFILTYKSFEPLGPACLPAA; encoded by the coding sequence ATGAGCGAGCTGCAAGGCTATCTCCGCAGTGACGGCCGCAAGGGCATCCGCAACGTCGTCGCCGTCGCCTATCTGGTCGAGTGCGCCCACCATGTCGCGCGCGAGATCGCCCTGCCCTGGCGCGAGCACGAGGTCCACGCCATCGGCTTCCCGGGCTGCTACCCCAACCCTTATGCCGAGCGGATGATGGAGCAGCTCTGCACCCATCCCAATGTCGGGGCGGTGCTGCTGGTCTCGCTCGGCTGCGAGAGCTTCAACAAATACGCACTGGAGCGGGTGGTCCGCGCCAGCGGCCGGCCGGTGAAGACGATCGTGATCCAGGGCACCGGTGGCACCCGCGCCTCGATCAAGGAAGGCCGCGCCTGGGTCGAGGAGCAGCGCATCGCGCTCGACAGCGCCGAAACCGTGGCGATGCAGGTCAGCGAGCTGGTGATCGGCACCGTCTGCGGCGGCTCGGACGGCACCTCCGGCATCACCGGCAATCCCGCTGCGGGGCGCGCCTTCGACCAGCTCATCGCCGAGGGCGCGTCCTGCATCTTCGAGGAGACCGGCGAGCTGATCGGTTGCGAGCACATCATGGCGGCGCGCGCGATCACGCCCGAGCTCGGGCTCGAGCTGGAGAAATCGGTCGCCAAGGCGGCGCGCTACTACGCGACGCTGGGCTACGGCTCCTTCGCCGCCGGCAATGCCGCGGGCGGGCTCTCGACCATCGAGGAGAAGTCGATGGGCGCCTATGCCAAATCGGGGGCATCACCGATCTCCGGCCTGTTGAAACCCGGCGACGTGCCGCCGCGGGGCGGGCTCTATCTGCTCGACGTGGTGCCGGATGGCGAGGTCCGCTTCGGCTTCCCGAACATCAACGACAATGCCGAGATCGCCGAATTGATCGCCTGCGGCGCGCATTGCGTGCTCTTCGTCACCGGGCGCGGCTCAGTCGTCGGCTCGGCGATCTCGCCGGTCGTGAAGATCTGCGCCAATCCGGAGACCTATCGCCGGATGAGCGACGACATGGACGTCGATGCCGGCCGCATCCTCGAAGGCAAGGCTGGTCTCGACGAGGTCGGCACCGAGATCCGCAATCTCGTCGTCTCGCTGGCACAGGGCGGGCGGACGAAATCGGAAGAGCTCGGCCATCAGGAATTCATCCTGACCTATAAGAGCTTCGAGCCGCTCGGCCCGGCCTGCCTGCCGGCGGCCTGA
- a CDS encoding glucan biosynthesis protein translates to MSTPRLDQSNMSSCDRAQPSRRAILVALASTAAAASSAGAQDGRPPPVAPNNAPAEQRRGNFGYEDVVRQARELAARPFDASVAAVPDALKSLTYDSYREIRFRRDKALWQDGGSDYRLHLFHLGFLHDKPVSIHVISDGTAIPLPFNMAMFEYGKAQVPQKLPISLGFAGFAVTTTLNDLKVQDEVIAFLGASYFRFLGRGHRYGLSARALALDVGGEQAEEFPFFRALWLEKPKPDALDLVIYGLLDSPSVSGAFRYVVTPGQQTSVAVTATIVPRRTIERIGIAPLTSMFLAGEGDREQRTDFRPEVHDSDGLMLKTGAGEWIWRPIRNPKSLTISSFHDRNPRGFGLIQRDREFGHYQDLEAHYHARPGYWVEPSGDWGEGRVDLIEIPTQGEEFDNIVCCWIPKTPLPSGQPTELSYRITTVSTTETLHAMAQVQSSFAAREEVDATAGLARRRFIVDFNAGDLEYYLSDPKRVSVVATVSAGSVTGTIVDPNVAAKGFRAIVDVSLRLGESTDLRLFLKTANHTLSETWTTSWTAPAAAPELPPAKSGTNSGTSPATRND, encoded by the coding sequence GTGAGCACACCCCGGCTCGACCAGAGCAACATGTCTTCTTGCGATCGGGCCCAGCCGTCCCGCCGCGCCATCCTTGTGGCTCTCGCCTCGACGGCTGCGGCCGCCTCATCCGCCGGCGCCCAGGATGGCCGCCCGCCACCGGTTGCTCCGAACAATGCGCCCGCCGAGCAGCGGCGTGGCAATTTTGGCTACGAGGATGTCGTCCGTCAGGCCCGCGAGCTTGCGGCGCGCCCGTTCGACGCGAGCGTGGCCGCTGTTCCCGACGCGCTGAAATCGCTGACCTATGACAGCTATCGCGAAATCCGGTTCCGCCGCGACAAGGCGCTCTGGCAGGACGGCGGTTCGGATTACCGCCTGCATCTGTTTCATCTCGGCTTCCTGCACGACAAGCCGGTTTCGATCCATGTGATCAGCGACGGAACCGCGATCCCGCTGCCGTTCAACATGGCGATGTTCGAATACGGCAAGGCGCAGGTCCCGCAGAAGCTGCCGATCTCGCTCGGTTTTGCCGGCTTCGCCGTCACGACGACACTCAACGACCTGAAGGTGCAGGACGAGGTCATAGCCTTCCTCGGCGCCAGCTATTTCCGTTTCCTCGGCCGCGGCCATCGCTATGGCCTTTCGGCGCGGGCGCTGGCGCTCGATGTCGGCGGCGAGCAGGCCGAGGAATTCCCGTTCTTTCGCGCGCTCTGGCTGGAGAAGCCGAAACCCGACGCTCTCGATCTCGTCATCTACGGCCTGCTCGATTCGCCCTCCGTCAGCGGCGCCTTCCGCTATGTCGTGACGCCGGGCCAGCAGACCAGCGTCGCCGTCACCGCGACGATCGTGCCGCGTCGAACGATCGAGCGCATCGGCATCGCGCCGCTGACCTCGATGTTCCTCGCCGGCGAGGGGGATCGCGAGCAGCGCACCGATTTCCGCCCCGAAGTCCACGATTCCGACGGGCTGATGCTCAAGACCGGCGCCGGCGAATGGATCTGGCGGCCGATCCGGAACCCGAAATCGCTGACGATCTCGTCCTTCCACGACCGCAATCCGCGCGGCTTCGGATTGATCCAGCGCGACCGCGAATTCGGCCACTACCAGGATCTGGAGGCGCATTATCATGCCCGGCCCGGCTACTGGGTTGAACCATCAGGCGATTGGGGCGAGGGCCGCGTCGATCTGATCGAGATCCCGACGCAGGGCGAGGAATTCGACAACATCGTCTGCTGCTGGATACCGAAGACGCCCCTGCCGAGCGGCCAGCCGACCGAGTTGAGCTATCGCATCACCACGGTGTCGACGACCGAGACGCTGCACGCGATGGCGCAGGTTCAGAGCAGCTTTGCTGCGCGCGAAGAGGTCGATGCCACGGCGGGGCTGGCGAGACGCCGCTTCATCGTCGATTTCAACGCCGGCGACCTCGAATATTATCTGTCCGACCCCAAGCGCGTCTCGGTCGTCGCGACTGTGTCGGCAGGCTCGGTCACCGGCACCATCGTCGATCCGAATGTCGCGGCGAAGGGCTTCCGCGCGATCGTCGACGTCAGCTTGCGGCTCGGCGAAAGCACCGATCTCAGGCTTTTTCTGAAGACCGCGAACCACACCCTCAGCGAAACCTGGACGACGTCCTGGACCGCGCCGGCTGCGGCGCCGGAGCTGCCGCCGGCCAAATCCGGCACCAACTCCGGCACCAGCCCCGCCACGCGCAACGATTGA
- a CDS encoding outer membrane protein, whose product MKLFSAGAAMAALMATSAPAQAQAFLPLSGFGILPSFAWSEPTLAPGGVKWEGSYARISSGFQVTSSKRFGTSAGPVIGLEAGKMWRDGDFVYGIAGALEFSPAFGGYANPGFNQASYTRDVAGAFQLKAGVFATPDVLLYTSVGLAAANETFRYGATPFFTPFSRSDIALRPEARAGIAWAVTNNVTLGLEVGVIGSAIR is encoded by the coding sequence ATGAAGCTTTTCTCGGCCGGCGCCGCCATGGCGGCGCTGATGGCGACCAGCGCTCCGGCGCAAGCACAGGCCTTCCTGCCGCTCTCCGGCTTCGGAATCCTGCCCTCCTTCGCCTGGTCCGAGCCGACCTTGGCGCCCGGCGGCGTCAAATGGGAAGGATCGTATGCCCGCATCTCCAGCGGCTTCCAGGTCACGAGCTCGAAGCGCTTCGGCACCTCGGCCGGCCCAGTGATCGGGCTCGAGGCCGGCAAGATGTGGCGCGACGGCGATTTCGTCTACGGCATCGCTGGCGCCCTGGAGTTCTCCCCGGCCTTCGGCGGCTACGCCAATCCGGGCTTCAATCAGGCGAGCTATACCCGAGACGTCGCCGGCGCCTTCCAGCTCAAGGCCGGCGTGTTCGCGACGCCCGACGTGCTGCTCTATACGAGTGTCGGCCTGGCCGCAGCCAACGAGACCTTCCGCTACGGCGCGACGCCGTTCTTCACACCGTTCTCGCGCTCCGACATCGCGCTCAGGCCCGAAGCGCGCGCCGGCATCGCCTGGGCAGTGACCAACAATGTCACGCTCGGACTGGAAGTCGGCGTCATTGGATCGGCGATCCGCTGA
- a CDS encoding RDD family protein: MSNPSYRQPPIVALEDQPLQNTRGVLGSRLFAWIGDVVVLFILGSIVWFLLAILGIVTFGLTWLLMGGATIAVALGYAAITIGGRKQATLGMRMAGLRVETASGGRPDALAAAVHALFFYVAAGTVALWFLDIACGLVRGDRRLGHDILTGLVVVRA; the protein is encoded by the coding sequence ATGTCGAACCCGTCCTATCGCCAGCCGCCGATCGTCGCGCTGGAGGACCAGCCGCTGCAGAATACGCGCGGCGTGCTCGGTTCGCGCCTGTTCGCCTGGATCGGCGACGTCGTCGTCCTGTTCATTCTGGGTAGCATCGTCTGGTTCCTGCTCGCGATCCTGGGCATCGTCACCTTTGGCCTGACCTGGCTCCTGATGGGCGGAGCGACGATCGCAGTCGCGCTCGGCTATGCCGCCATCACCATCGGCGGGCGCAAGCAGGCGACGCTCGGCATGCGCATGGCGGGGCTTCGCGTCGAGACCGCTTCGGGTGGGCGGCCGGATGCGCTGGCGGCGGCAGTGCATGCGCTGTTCTTCTATGTCGCGGCCGGCACGGTCGCGCTCTGGTTCCTCGACATCGCCTGCGGGCTGGTGCGTGGGGATCGCCGGCTCGGCCACGACATCCTGACCGGGCTCGTGGTGGTGCGCGCCTGA